From the genome of Streptomyces sp. NBC_01317, one region includes:
- a CDS encoding alginate lyase family protein: MSGTPRRRLRTLIAAAFTAAAVLVPAASSAAAPAVPATPVIDGKRLQQARVALDKGDPALKKALTSLIAQADSWLGKGPWTVVDKPKPAPSGDPHDYLSQAPYYWASQPKTPENPWGCPYVQRDGERNPEVDTGTDRPDIGKVFNSTTTLSLAWYHTGQKKYAEQAAKVLRTWFVDPATRMNPNLNHGQFIPCKTDGRAIGIIDFSQQYSSVLDALAILDTGAPGWTKSDRDGMRAWNKDFLGWLVNSPFGKEESAAKNNHGTFMDLQVASLALATGDKALARKIVLDARAKRIDPQIAADGRQPQELTRTRSWHYSTFDLVAYTRLAAIGKQVGVDLWAYQGPQGQSLFKAVDYLLPAATGAAAWPHPELEFYRYAASDIVHAAADAGDSKARAAVPLLQAPPNGDVWALRPAAEQLDSIAG; encoded by the coding sequence ATGAGCGGAACCCCCCGAAGGCGCCTGAGGACCCTGATCGCCGCCGCGTTCACCGCCGCGGCCGTCCTGGTCCCCGCCGCCTCCTCCGCCGCGGCCCCGGCCGTCCCCGCGACCCCGGTGATCGACGGCAAGCGGCTCCAGCAGGCCCGTGTCGCCCTGGACAAGGGCGACCCCGCCCTCAAGAAGGCCCTCACGTCCCTGATCGCGCAGGCCGATTCATGGCTCGGCAAGGGGCCCTGGACCGTGGTCGACAAGCCCAAGCCGGCGCCCAGCGGCGATCCCCACGACTACCTCAGCCAGGCCCCGTACTACTGGGCGTCGCAGCCCAAGACCCCGGAGAATCCTTGGGGTTGCCCGTACGTGCAGCGCGACGGCGAGCGCAATCCCGAGGTCGACACGGGCACCGACCGCCCCGACATCGGCAAGGTCTTCAACTCGACCACCACGCTCAGCCTGGCCTGGTACCACACGGGCCAGAAGAAGTACGCGGAGCAGGCGGCGAAGGTCCTGCGCACCTGGTTCGTCGACCCCGCGACCCGGATGAACCCCAACCTGAACCACGGGCAGTTCATCCCCTGCAAGACGGATGGGAGGGCGATCGGGATCATCGATTTCAGCCAGCAGTACAGCAGCGTGTTGGACGCCCTCGCGATCCTCGACACCGGCGCGCCCGGCTGGACGAAGAGCGACCGGGACGGAATGCGCGCCTGGAACAAGGACTTCCTCGGCTGGCTGGTCAACTCGCCCTTCGGCAAGGAGGAGTCGGCGGCCAAGAACAACCACGGCACCTTCATGGACCTCCAGGTGGCCTCCCTCGCGCTGGCCACCGGCGACAAGGCGCTCGCGCGCAAGATCGTCCTCGACGCGCGGGCCAAGCGGATCGATCCGCAGATCGCGGCCGACGGCCGCCAGCCGCAGGAGCTCACCCGTACCCGCAGCTGGCACTACTCCACCTTCGACCTGGTCGCGTACACCCGCCTCGCCGCCATCGGCAAGCAGGTGGGGGTGGACCTCTGGGCCTACCAAGGCCCGCAGGGGCAGAGCCTGTTCAAGGCCGTCGACTATCTGCTGCCCGCCGCGACCGGGGCGGCCGCCTGGCCGCATCCGGAGCTGGAGTTCTACCGGTACGCGGCGAGCGACATCGTCCACGCGGCGGCCGACGCCGGTGACAGCAAGGCGCGCGCGGCCGTCCCGCTGCTCCAGGCGCCGCCCAACGGCGACGTCTGGGCGCTGCGGCCCGCGGCGGAGCAGCTCGACTCCATCGCCGGCTAG
- a CDS encoding MFS transporter: MTTEAVYDGARLRQARRAVMAVFCVHGAVTGSFATRIPWIQDHAGISAGQLGLALAFPAIGASLAMPLAGAISHRLGARQALRMLLALWTLSLILPSLMPNLYVLCLALFVYGATSGMADVAMNALGVEVENRLDKSIMSGLHGMWSLGALIGSAAGTVAAHLGTDARLHHLIAALVLTALGLLACQRVLDLRSAPDEEPPPHFALPPRSALLIGAVGFCAVFAEGASLDWSAVYLRDVLDTSAGVAAASTTAFALTMTVARLAGDRVVDRFGAVRTVRTGGTLALAGGLLVVVAPHPLIAMAGFGLLGLGVAVVVPLAFAAAGRSGPNPSQAIAGVATITYTSGLIAPSAIGAVADATSLVVSFGVVTVLAFGLIVGAGVLRTGDRRPAGVSGPAPDGASTKTAT; this comes from the coding sequence ATGACGACCGAAGCGGTCTACGACGGGGCGAGGTTGCGGCAGGCGCGGAGGGCCGTGATGGCGGTCTTCTGCGTGCACGGCGCCGTGACCGGCAGCTTCGCCACCCGAATCCCCTGGATCCAGGACCACGCGGGGATCAGCGCGGGCCAGCTCGGCCTGGCGCTCGCCTTCCCCGCGATCGGCGCGTCGCTCGCGATGCCGCTGGCCGGCGCGATCAGCCACCGGCTCGGCGCGCGGCAGGCACTGCGCATGTTGCTCGCGCTGTGGACGCTCTCCCTCATCCTGCCGTCCCTGATGCCCAATCTGTACGTGCTGTGCCTGGCGCTGTTCGTGTACGGCGCGACGTCGGGCATGGCGGACGTCGCGATGAACGCGCTCGGCGTGGAGGTGGAGAACCGCCTCGACAAGTCGATCATGTCCGGCCTGCACGGCATGTGGTCCCTGGGGGCGCTGATCGGCTCCGCCGCCGGCACCGTGGCCGCGCACCTGGGCACGGACGCGCGGCTGCACCACCTCATCGCGGCCCTGGTACTGACAGCGCTCGGCCTGCTGGCCTGCCAACGGGTCCTGGACCTGCGCAGCGCGCCCGACGAGGAGCCGCCGCCGCACTTCGCGCTGCCCCCGAGGTCGGCGCTGCTGATCGGGGCGGTCGGGTTCTGCGCGGTCTTCGCGGAGGGCGCGAGTCTCGACTGGTCCGCCGTCTACCTCCGGGACGTGCTGGACACCTCGGCCGGGGTCGCCGCCGCGTCGACCACGGCTTTCGCCCTCACCATGACGGTGGCACGGCTCGCGGGCGACCGGGTGGTGGACCGGTTCGGGGCCGTACGGACGGTCAGGACGGGCGGGACACTCGCCCTGGCGGGCGGGCTCCTGGTGGTCGTGGCGCCTCATCCGCTGATCGCGATGGCCGGTTTCGGCCTGCTGGGGCTGGGCGTGGCGGTGGTCGTACCGCTCGCCTTCGCGGCGGCCGGACGCAGCGGGCCCAACCCGAGCCAGGCCATCGCGGGCGTCGCGACGATCACGTACACCTCGGGGCTGATCGCCCCCTCGGCGATCGGCGCGGTCGCCGACGCGACCTCGCTGGTGGTCTCCTTCGGGGTGGTGACCGTGCTGGCCTTCGGCCTGATCGTCGGCGCCGGGGTGCTGCGGACGGGCGACCGGCGGCCGGCCGGGGTCAGCGGTCCGGCTCCGGACGGAGCATCGACGAAGACAGCGACCTGA
- a CDS encoding acyl-CoA thioesterase: MTAGIQPTTRHVDFGVLVPLTVYFDDFDPMGLLHNSRYAVLVERAWIAYWESQGFGGRKFAAAEGDEFNVVKDLHIVFDLALDRAGEYAVHLWLEPLGRTSATAGFRVCSADASVTYAHGTRTVVRLDPGTLRPVAWSDHVRSLSSSMLRPEPDR, translated from the coding sequence GTGACCGCTGGCATCCAGCCCACCACCCGCCACGTCGACTTCGGCGTCCTGGTCCCGCTGACCGTGTACTTCGACGACTTCGACCCGATGGGCCTGCTCCACAACAGCCGCTACGCGGTGCTGGTCGAGCGCGCCTGGATCGCCTATTGGGAGAGCCAGGGATTCGGCGGCCGGAAGTTCGCCGCCGCCGAGGGCGACGAGTTCAACGTCGTCAAGGATCTGCACATCGTCTTCGACCTGGCCCTGGACCGGGCGGGGGAGTACGCCGTACACCTGTGGCTCGAACCCCTCGGCCGTACGTCGGCCACCGCCGGCTTCCGCGTCTGCTCCGCCGACGCCTCGGTGACGTACGCCCACGGCACCCGTACGGTGGTCCGCCTCGACCCCGGGACCCTGCGGCCCGTCGCCTGGAGCGACCACGTCAGGTCGCTGTCTTCGTCGATGCTCCGTCCGGAGCCGGACCGCTGA
- a CDS encoding ROK family transcriptional regulator, with product MAASPSTARAINDRLALRLLQQEGPLTAGQLKTMTGLSRPSVADLVERLQGSGLVHVVGETGDRRRGPNARVYGIVADRAHLAALDVRTHSVSVVVADLLGVTLAEATLPIGSDTASEPAVEQAAALLERTAREAGAVRLHSVGIGAPGLVDPVSGELRETSGLPAWHRLLVTALHERLPATVLVENETNLAALAEQRLGAAQGQDTFVLLWLGHGVGAAVMLDGRLRRGASGGAGEIGFLPVPGTSQLPSALACDGGFHTLAGSAAVCELGEQHGLTPDPGPQEVPAAAYVRAALAAGEKGEPFLATLAERLAIGAAAVSAVLDPGRVVLAGEVGHAGGAALAARVEERLAAMTPLRTEVRAGTLGGAAVLRGALLTARDAAQDALFAPGAEIR from the coding sequence ATGGCCGCATCCCCCAGCACCGCCCGTGCCATCAACGACCGGCTCGCGCTCCGACTCCTCCAGCAGGAAGGCCCGTTGACCGCCGGACAGCTGAAGACGATGACCGGGCTCTCCCGCCCCTCCGTCGCCGATCTGGTCGAACGGCTCCAGGGATCCGGGCTCGTCCACGTCGTCGGGGAGACCGGCGACCGCCGGCGCGGGCCCAACGCGCGGGTGTACGGGATCGTCGCCGACCGCGCCCATCTCGCCGCGCTCGACGTACGGACCCACAGCGTCTCCGTCGTCGTCGCCGACCTGCTGGGCGTCACCCTCGCCGAGGCCACCCTGCCCATCGGCAGCGACACCGCCAGCGAACCGGCCGTCGAGCAGGCCGCCGCCCTGCTGGAACGCACCGCCCGTGAGGCCGGGGCCGTACGCCTGCACAGCGTCGGCATCGGCGCGCCAGGACTGGTCGACCCGGTCAGCGGCGAACTGCGCGAGACCAGCGGGCTGCCCGCCTGGCACCGGCTGCTCGTCACGGCTCTGCACGAACGGCTCCCCGCCACCGTCCTGGTGGAGAACGAGACCAACCTCGCCGCCCTCGCCGAACAGCGCCTCGGCGCGGCCCAGGGGCAGGACACCTTCGTCCTGCTCTGGCTCGGCCACGGCGTGGGCGCGGCCGTCATGCTCGACGGCAGACTCCGCAGAGGCGCCTCCGGCGGCGCGGGGGAGATCGGCTTCCTGCCCGTGCCCGGCACCTCGCAGCTGCCTTCCGCGCTCGCCTGCGACGGCGGCTTCCACACCCTGGCGGGCTCGGCGGCCGTCTGCGAACTGGGCGAGCAGCACGGCCTGACACCCGACCCCGGGCCCCAGGAAGTGCCCGCCGCGGCCTATGTGCGCGCCGCCTTGGCGGCGGGGGAGAAGGGCGAACCGTTCCTCGCCACGCTCGCCGAGCGGCTGGCCATCGGGGCGGCGGCGGTCAGCGCGGTCCTCGACCCCGGCCGGGTGGTCCTGGCGGGCGAGGTCGGGCACGCGGGCGGCGCCGCCCTGGCCGCCCGGGTCGAGGAACGGCTCGCGGCCATGACCCCGCTGCGTACGGAGGTCAGGGCCGGGACCCTGGGCGGTGCGGCGGTCCTGCGCGGGGCGCTGCTGACCGCACGGGACGCCGCGCAGGACGCGTTGTTCGCGCCGGGGGCGGAGATCCGGTGA